The segment GCACCTTGCCCCGCCCCCACATCATCATGTAATACAGGTGCGGAGCCATTGCCCGATACCGCTAAAGGTTGATTAATGTTTTCTTCTGCCACGACTTTTACCCATAAACTGCAAGAATAACGGTGTTACTTTCCATACTTTAAAAAGTCAGGCTTATACCGGCATATTCATTAATTCTTTGTACGCTTGTACCATTTTATTGCGAACTTGTACGGTTGCTTCAAACGCCACACTAGACTTATTTCTTGCAATCATGACATCGGCTAATGAAACGCTACGGTCACCTTGATCGAAACGCGTTGCCAACTCACTTGATTGCCCTTGTAGCTGGTTCACTGATTGCAATGCATCACTCAAAAGGTTGCCAAAATCAGAGCTCACCTGTTGGGCTGTTGCAGGGGAAGTGGTGTTTTGAGCATCCAGTCTCATTGCTTGCATTTCTGCTTGTAATCCGTTTACTTTCATTCCGTGATTCTCTCTATCAATGTATTTATTTTAACCGCTCACTACGCAGGAATTTCAATACCTGCATCACGCATTTTCGCCAATTTATAACGCAAAGTTCGAGGGCTGATCCCTAACTGCTCTGCCACATCTTTACGGCTGCCTTCACAGGCGATTAAAGTATCTAAAATAATGCTAAATTCTTGTTCACGTAACTCACTACCCAGCCCTTCCCCCGTTGCCGTCGGTTTAGGACGAACTGCCACTACGCAAGGTTCAGGCTCTGGCACACTTTGAGGTATTTCCGTATCTAGCCAATCAAAATGTTCTAATAAAATATCTTGCTGTTGAATGTGGTTGTTATCGCAAAGAATTAACGCGCGTTGAATAACGTTATCTAATTCTCGCACATTCCCAGGCCACGGGTATTGCACTAATTTATCTTGTGCAGCTTGGCTTATACTTGGTACCACATTTCCTTGTTTGATACTGTGTCGCTCTGCAAATAATGTCGCTAAAGGCAGAATATCGCCCTGACGTTCAGCTAAAGCAGGCCAAGCAATTGGGAAGACATTAAGTCGGTAGTACAAATCTTCACGAAAATGCCCTTCTGCCACATAAGTTTTAAGTTCACGGTTACTGGTCGCAAGAATACGTACATCTAACTTAATGCTTTTGCGACCACCTAGACGTTCAACTTCACGTTCTTGCAATACACGCAATAATTTTGCCTGTAAGCCTAAATCCATTTCACTGATTTCATCAAGCAATAAGGTGCCACCTTGCGCTTGCTCAAATTTACCCGGACAGGCTTGAATCGCCCCCGTAAATGCACCTTTTTCATAGCCAAATAAAGTTGCTTCAAGCATGTTTTCAGGAATGGCAGCGCAGTTAATGGCAATAAAGGGCCCATCTTTACGCTCGGAATTATCATGGATATAACGAGACAGTACTTCTTTCCCTGAACCACTCGGCCCTAGCACCATCACATTCGCTTCCGTTTTTGCTACCTTATCAGCAAGTGCTAATAACTTGATACTTTTCGGATCAGCAACAACGGTTTTACTGCTTTGTTTTTTTATCGGCGCATAACGCCCGACCATGTTTAACAGCACTTCAGGGGCAAAGGGTTTTGCCATATAATCAATCGCACCTTCACGCATCGCCGCGACTGCATCTTCAATATTGGCGTAAGCCGTCATTAATAATACTGGGATTTTAGGCCAATTTAATTTAATACTGCGAAGTAATGCTAATCCATCCATCCCTGCCATTTGTACATCAGAGACAACGATATCAACCGTTTCCGACTTCATGATCACTAAAGCATGCTCTGCGCTTTCCGCTTCAATCCATTGATAGCCAGCTAACGCTAACGTATCAACCAACGCTTCACGTAATCCTTCGTCATCTTCGACTACTAGGACTCTCGTTTGATTCATCTCTTCTCTCCATGAGTATGCTCTGGCACTTTAATGCTCACGATGCGGCTAACTGTGATTACATATTCTGCTGTGAGGCAGTAGGAAGGGTTAAAGTAAAGCATGTCCCTTTACCTAACTCTGATGTTAAAGACAACTTGCCACGATGTGCGAGTGCCACCATTTGAACAACGGCTAATCCCAACCCTGTACCTTGTTTTCGAGTGGTAAAGAAAGGCTCTAAGACTTTAGTTTGGAGCTCTGTCGCAATACCGGGACCATTATCAGTGACAGATAACAAAATTTCGTCACCTACGGCATAACAAGACACTGCAACAGTACAGCCTTTACCTGACATTTGGATAGCGTTTGTAATTAGGTTACTGATAGCGCTCGCCAGTGCATTTTCATTGCCTAAAATCGCCAGTGATTCATCATCGCAGTCAATACTAAAATCAACATTTTGGCTCATCACTAGCGCTTCAACCATGTTTTCCATGCTATTAAGTAAACTTTCTAATGAAAAACAATTAACCACTTTATTATCACCACCTTTTGCAAACAGCAGCATATCATTAACTTGTTTTTCAAGATCTTGAAGGCGATCAACAAGTTTACCTTGGAAACGTTCACGGGTTGTTGCTGGCAAATTAGGCGCCGATAAATTAGCGGCGTATAGCATCGCACTCGATAATGGCGTTCTAACTTGGTGCGCTAAGGATGCAACCATTTTGCCTAAGGACGACAGTCGCTGCATTTCACTTAACCGTGATTGCAATTGGCGCGTTTCTGTCATGTCTGTAATTACAATTAACTGTCCAGCAGAAGAGGCTGAAATAGCTAATTTTACCTTCGCTCCAGAGCGCAGTGAAATTTCGTGTCCATCATCTTCCTGAGGCTGAAAACAACGCTGGATGACATCTACCCAGCGTTCGCCTTCAAGTGGCTCGCCTAGTAAACGTAATGCTTCATTATTGGTTTCACAAATAATGCCTTTAGGATCGAGTAAAATGACACCAACAGGCATCACTTCCAGCACTTGTTGATAACGTTCAACTTGTTGTTCTAATGCCCCAATCACAACCGCTTTATCATCCATGCATGAAACCTAATAACAAAAAAATCCAATGTAATTTATAAAAAAGCAATTTACATGCCACATATTATTCTTTTAAATCATGTAATTACAAATTAATTATGACAAAAAAAGAATGTCAAAAAAATGACATCGCGTTAGAGTTTTATGGAATTGACTAAAAAGATACAGATTGGCAGCAGTTTTTTGAGAGGTTGTTGCTAAAAATAAATTAAAAGAAAGGGATTATTAGCCCGTTCTATTGAAAGTGATGAATTAACAACCTGCTATTAAGATTGCTATAAGGAATAAAAAAGCCGACGTCAAATTAATGGCATCGGCTTTATATGAATTAATGACGCTCTATTAGCCTTCTTTATTCAGACCATATTTACGCATTTTTTCTACTAACGTGGTACGTCGCATACCGAGCATATCAGCAGCCCTTGCAACAACACCTGACTGAGCATCTAACGCTTGCTTAATCATATCAACTTCAAGATCAGCCAGCATTTCTTTTAGGTTCAATCCTTCAGGAGGAAGCTCACTATTTACACCTGCTTGCTCATCTTCATACGATGAAAACATACTTGCTAACGCTTCTTGCTCTAATTCCTCAACACTTGGTTGAGAACTTTCTGGCGTAAAGTCAGGAAGCTGGCTGTAGCGATACTTAATCGGCAGATGATTAGTATCCACCATTTCACCTGGATACAAGATACACAAACGCTCAACAAGGTTTGCAAGCTCACGTACGTTACCCGGCCAGTTATGCTCCATTAATGAGTTAATCGCACGCGGTGTGAAGTGAATACGTTTCGCACCTTCAGCTTCCATACGTGTAAGCAACTCTTGAAGTAATAAAGGCAAATCTTCGATACGTTCACGCAATGCGGGCATATCAATAGGAAAAACATTAAGGCGATAGTACAAATCTTCACGGAATAAATTCTCATGGATCATTTTGTCTAAATCGCGGTGTGTTGCTGCAACGATGCGTACATTGGTTTTAATGGTTTGACTACCACCAACACGTTCAAAACTGCGTTCTTGCAAAACGCGTAGTAGCTTAACTTGCATCGACATCGGCATATCACCGATTTCATCAAGAAATAACGTACCACCTTCTGCTAATTCAAAACGGCCTTTACGTGCAGAAATCGCACCTGTAAATGCCCCTTTTTCATGACCAAACAATTCACTTTCGAGTAAATCTGGCGGGATAGCACCACAGTTAACAGGAACAAACGGACCTTTACCACGCGAAGAGTGATAATGAACATTACGCGCGACAACTTCTTTACCAGTACCAGATTCGCCTAATATCAGCACACTTGCATCACAAGCAGCCACTTGCTCCATAAGGTGACGGATCTGACTAATTGCAGCACTACTACCAACCATGCTACGGAATAACGTATTTTTACGCCCTAGCTGAGGAACTTGGTAAGCGCGTTTACCCATGTATTCTTGGCAATGACGGAAAGCATCAACGAGTTGGTTATAATGCAAAGGTAATTCTAGATCGCCAACATAATTCGCTAAACCAGAAAGATGAGCACGGTGATTTCCAAGCGATACAACAGGAATATGGGCATGAATTTTTAATGTATCTACGATATGAGATAAATTTTTATTTATTTCAATATTACCCAATAAACATGCACCCCATGACTGCTGCCATAATGAAGCATCAATATCTTGTGACGAGATGATTTCACACTGTTCACCGACAAACCCCAGAATTACACTGAGATCATGACGTTGCTGTTGATCGTCTTCAATAACGAGTGTCTTTGCTAAACCTTGCATAGAATGGATATAGCCTGCCTTCATAAAATGATGTAATTATTGGCTTATTTGATGGAAATGCGAACCACTACCAATATTATTGGCATCTATTGTAATTAAACCATAGGATAAGGCAATATTTGATAACGGAAAGGTGTGATACCAATACAAGGATATATAAAATAATAGGACGAATATTGCTCATTTACAGCTATTCATCCTATATTTGAAGAGTTATTACCATTTATTATAGTGTTGTCCTGCTTATATGCATTTTAACACTTAACTCTATGAATTAACTCGCTTCACTTAAATGATGATACTCAGTTGGGATTTGATCCCACGCTGATTTAATTTCACGTAGCATACCAATCACATCATCAATTGGCTTAGTTTGGTTTTCGGCATTCGCTCGGCTGATCTCAGTTGCCATAAACTCATATAGCGCATCAAGGTTCTTAGCAATATCACCACCTTCTTCCATTGATAAGCAGTCACGCAGGCTTAATACGATATCTAATGCTTTGCTTAAACGCTCACATTTAACCGCAACATTGCCTTGCTCCATTGCCGCTTTTCCTTGAATTAAACGCTCAATCGCCCCTGCATACAGCATTTGAATAATACGGTGAGGAGAAGCACTGGCTAATTGTGCGTTTACTGAAACTTTTTTATATGCCTGAAGAGAGCCACGCATGATGTAATCCCTTATTTAATAAGTGAAATCAACAAAACCAAGAAGACTACGAACCGTTTTGTTGAATATTGCTGTACAGTGATAACGATTTTTTGCTCTTTTTAGAGCGGACTAATCGCTCACCAATAATATCTTTGTGTTTCTGAATTAAGCTTTTTAATGCTTTAGTACGTGCCACTACATCATCAAAAACGGGGCGAGTTAAGTTAGGTTGGTCTAAGATCTGCTCGACTTCTTGATGACGTAATGACACTAAGTTTTCTAACTGTTTCGGAAAGTCATCGTTATATTCATCAGCAGTTAATAGTTGCTCTATTTGCTGCTCTAGTTGCGTTAACTGTTCCATATTTATCCTTAATCAAATGACACCAATAAACTCAACATACTATTAAGCTGATTATTCATTTGGCCTATCGCTTCATCCATCGCTAAAAACTGTTTATAAGTGCGATCTTCATAAGCTTTCATACGTTTATCAAGTTGCATCATGTCATCATCTAATGACTTCTGACGCTCTTTTAATGTGTCTTCTTTTACCGATAAAGCACCGTCGGTTTTATCGGTAAAAGTGTCTAATAACTTATCGGCTTTGGCTAAAAATCCCGTGTCTTCTTGGCCGAAAAACTGCCCAATAACATTAAAGTTTTCGCTAATAATGTCATCAAGTTTATCGCTATCATCTTCCAGCTCTAACGTGCCATCACGTTGTACGGAGATACCAAAATCAGATAACTGATACAATTTGCCGTTTACTTCAATCGGCTCGTTCATCAAGCCGCGCATTTGGCTAAGTACTGAACGGGTTAAACTGTCACCATTCAATGCGCCAGCTCGGTTTGGATCATCTGGCTCTTTATCTGGATCAAATCCCGTTAAACGATCGGTCGTTGAAATTAAACCGTTGTAGGCATCAACAAAAGATTTTAGTGAGTCTTTGGTACTCTTTTCATTATTTTCGATGGTGATTTTTACAGACTTAACATCAACATCATCGGTTTCAGCGTTACCTGAACCTGACGTTCCCGTCAGCTTTTTCAGATCTAACGTCACACCTTCAATCACATCTTCAAAGGTATTATTACTGCTGGTCACGGTAGTAAAGTTATCAATCTTAATGCGTGCATCTTGCGCTTCTTGCATTTGATCAACTTTACTGTCTGTCATCCCTTCTTTGTAGGCCAGTGATGCTAATTGCCCCGTCATACCAGACGTATCAATTTCAATTTTATTTTCAACACCAGTATCTTTAGATGAGAAAACGATTTTAGAGCCGCCCTCTTCACCAGTATTGATCACCGTCGCCGTTAAACCTGGGTTATCTTCTGCATTGTTAATCGCATCAACAATAGAAGATAAATCATCGTTATCTTCATTAATGTTTAAGGTCATCGACTTATCGCCAACCTTAATCACTATTTCACCACTACCGAGTGAGGCTTCAGGGTCGCCGCTAAATAACTCTTGCCCCATTAACTTGTGAGACTGCGCCATTTGCTCTACGTTAATGGTATAAGTACCATTTTTCGCTTTCGCATCCGCTTTAACCGATACGTAATCACTATTATCGGAGGTTGCTTTTTGGCTAGAGAAAGCATCGTCTTTACCAAACTTCTCCAACATGGTTTGAATGCTACTCATAGACGATTTAACTTGCCCATAAGCACTAAGCGAGACATTAACCTTTTTTTGTTGGTCAGTAATACGATCCGCTTTAGGCTTTCGTTCCGCCGCTACTAATTGTTGCGTCATGCCTGCGACATCTAAACCCGATGCCATACCCGCAGCACTTAACCCCATCGTAAATACCTCTTAGACTATTTTGCTCAGCGAGCTCAGGGCATGCTTGGCTAAATTTTTGTTTAACTCTAGCAATTCCTGTGCCGGAACTTGACGAATAACTTCACCACTTGCTTTATCTACAATAGTGGCAATTTGCTCACCGGTTTCTTCATCTTGATAGAAGCGTAAGCTGCGGTTAAATTGTTGTAAAACCATCTCGATCTGCTTAATTCTCTCTTGATCGGAACGGCTATCTTGCAAAGATGAATTAAGGGGATCGTCAACGTCAGTTCGGTTAACAGCATTTACGTGTTCAGTGGGCGGCAAATCATTGCCTAGCGATGTTTGAGACTCTGAAGCGGCGTTTGACGAGGTTGTTTGAGTGGTCGATTTACCACTGTTCTCTTTTACTAATGAGTGAGAAAGTGTGTTGTGAGGTATTGAAGTAGGATTGATCGCCATAGTCATTTTCCTCTAGCGATATAGCCAAAATACAATAATGCCCCGCTAAAACTAACGGGGCATCAATAAGACAGATTAACCTAGTAGGCTAAGTGCTGCTTGTGGGATTTGCTTAGCTTGAGCAAGAATTGAAGTACCTGCTTGCTGTAGGATCTGACCTTTGGTCATGTTGATAGTTTCAGAGGCGAAATCAACATCTTTGATACGGCTGTTAGACGCATTAACGTTTTCGTTGATGTTAGCCAAGTTGCTCATAGTATGGTTCATACGGTTTTGGAATGCACCAATTTCCGCACGCTTTTCATCCACTTGCTCCATAGCGGCATCAAGTACATTAATCGCGTTTTGTGCGCCTTCTGCTGTTGATAGATCTAAGCTTGCTACAGATTCAGTTGTTGTAGCAGCGCCAATATTCATTGCCTGTGTTTCTGCAGTTCCATCAAATTTAGTTGTCGAATACTCAATAGACGCAACAGATGTATCAACTTTCATTCCTGAAAAGTCAACACTAAATGCTTTTTCAGTTACAGCTGCAACACCACCAGTTGTAATAGATGTTCCTGTTTTTGTAGCGTCACCAGCTAAAGCTTGAGTACCAGTACCATCAGCGCCAGCAATTGTTGCTGTTGTACCTGCGTTTGTACCTGCTACTGTTGCCTCAATTGCAACTTCGCTACCATCTGCTGATGAGATGCTAAAGCCATCACCACTACCATTTGCAGTTAAGGTAATATTCCCTGAACCATCAAATACTGTTTCTAACTTCGCTTGAAGTGTTGCTTGGTCTGCAACATCTGCACTAGCCAAAGAAATACTTTGCCCACCAATATTGAAATCTACGGTTTCACCACCATTCATTGCTAAACCACTAACAGTAGATGTACCAGCTGTTGCCGCAGTTGTTTCACGTGTTGTTTCAGTAACAGCAATATCACTTACACCATCAATATTATTTAATTTATTTTGTAAATCATCTGCTGTCATATCCTTTGTGATATCGACAGATTGGCTATTACCATTAATATTTAGTGAAAATGTTTCATTGCCTGTAGATGAACCATTTTTTAGTTCAACAGCACTAGGGCCTGCATCTAAGTTTTTATAGTCACGACCAAGTGCATGCGATGATACATCCATCAAACCTAGCTCTTGAGTTTCATTGGCGTTAGCACCAATTTGGAATGACTTAGAACCAAATGAACCATCAAGCAGGTTCTGACCACCGAAGCTTGTGGTATCAGCAATACGGTTCATTTCGCTTTGTAGCTGACCCATTTCTTTCTGCATTGCTTCACGGTCTTTATCTGAGTTTGAACCGTTCGCAGACTGTAGCGCAAGCTCACGCATACGCTCCATGATTGTGGTTGACTCTTGCATTGCACCTTCAGCAGTCTGTGCCATTGAAACACCGTCGTTGGCGTTACGCATTGCTACGTTCAAACCGTTAGTTTGGTTTGTTAGACGGTTAGAGATTTGAAGACCTGCTGCATCATCTTTCGCAGAGTTAATACGAAGACCAGATGATAGTTTTTGCATGCTGTCGGCAACGCTACTGCTAGCACTGTTTAGGTTACGCTGGGCAGTCATTGCTGTTACGTTGGTATTAATTGTAATAGCCATAAGGTGACACTCCTTGGTATGATCTTTCCCAGACGTGTTGCCGGGTTAAAAGAGGTTTTTCTAACTTGTGCTAAGGTTAACGGCACGTTTTTTCGAAGCTTTAGATTTTTTTTAAAAAAACTTCAATTAAAAGCAAAAAAAACACAAAATCATTAATTATCAATAAATTAAAAACACTCAACATTAATAACCCATCTCTTTAACCACGTTCTTTAGATCACAAAAAAAACGGCAAATAATTGCCGTTTTCAATATCACGCATGTTATTAGCAATCATTTATAAGTAGTTAAATAACGATAATTGCTTAGTTTTGCTGAACGCAGATTGTGATGCTTGCAATGCCATCATTTGTTGGTTCATTTCCATTATCGCTTTACTGTAATCCAAATCTTCTAAACCACTTTGTGCGCTATTTAAGGTCAGTTCAAAATCGAGATGCTGTTCTTGCTGCCTTTCCACTTGCTGCATAATAGTGCCCACTTCTGAACGGCGCTGACTAACATGCATGAAACTACTATCAATATCATCAATTACCCGCTGTAACGTCGCTTCAGCCGCCGCTGACGAGGTTGGTTTTTCAGCGTTATCTATCGCATCTTGTAATGAATCAAAAATATTGATTTTCTGCGCAGGGTTAAGGGTTAATTTATCGCCGACTTCAACATCATCAAGGGTAATCGATACGCTACTACCATCCGCTGCCGTGTACTGGATCCCTTTTTCTGGATCGTAATCCTGATCTGCAACCACTTCTTTTCCATCAAGACTTAAATTGTATTGCATGACTGTTTTTTCACTGCCATCAGGCTGCGTGACGACCGCCTCACTAAAAGCAATGTCAATCGGTTGAGCTTTAGTAAAATCAGAGGTTGTTGCACTGAGTACATGTAATTTTGACCCACTACTTAAATCACTAAAGTCGGGGCGAAAGTCACCATACGGATTAGGAATTGATGTAAAGAGTTGATCGCCAGGTAAACTGGTTTTCACTTCAACTGACTTATCTATTTGGGCATAGCGCGATTGGCTATCACCTTGATAATTCATTTTACCATCAGTGCCTTTTACAAACGGTTGGGTATCCATTTGATTACCCGCAAACACATAGTTCCCTGATTCGTCGCGGCTATTGGCAAGCTCTAACAAACCATCACGCAAACTGGTTAATTCATCTTTAAAAGCAGTGCGATCATTTGATGCCATCGCACCGTTGATCATCCGAAGTACTTTTTGCTTGGTGGCATCAAGGTTATCTTCCACGCCAGCAATAGAGCTTTCCATCACCCCTAAGCGATTATTCGCCATGGTGATCGCGCTTTTATATTGATCTATTTGAGTTAACTGTTGGCGATAGTTTTGAATCGTCACCGAAGACACAGGATCATCACCTGCGGTTTCAACCCGTTTACCTGTCGATAATTGGTTATTACTCTCGTTTACTTCACCTTGCTTACGCATTAGGTTCGAGGTCAAACTTTGATACTGACTGGCAGTAGAAACACGATTAATCATTATTTACTCCTACTTATACTGCGCGCATTAAGGTATCAAAGGTTTCTTTTGCTACCGACATGATGCGTGATGATGCCATGTATGACTGTTGAAACTTCATCAAGTTTGCCGCTTCTTCGTCAAGGTTAACCCCTGATAGATTAGAAACACGCTCAGAAGCGGCATCAAAATCTAATTGATTCACTTCGGCTGTTTTATCCGCATTACTTTTCATCATACCGATGTCGGTTGCCAAGCCTTCGAATAAATCAATCACACTTGATTTACCCTCGTTCATGGTTTTTTCATGCTGAATTTGCTGCATCGCTAAAAAGTTGCTGTTGCCGCCTACCGCACTGCTTCTTCCTAAACTCACTGTAAAGTTATCACCGGCCTGACCATTATCGGTGAGTGAGAATGTAGGGGTTGCTTGACCAGCAAAGGTAATTTCTTTATTGGCGTTCGTTAGTGGATAAGCTAACGCTTGAACAGGAGTACCGCTGCCATCATCAAGATCAACTAAGGTATTTGTTTGAGTGTTTTTAACCGTTAATTTATCTGAGTTTTTTATCTCTAAAGTGAAAGTATCACCAACCGCAGCTCCTGCTCC is part of the Photobacterium angustum genome and harbors:
- a CDS encoding sensor histidine kinase — translated: MDDKAVVIGALEQQVERYQQVLEVMPVGVILLDPKGIICETNNEALRLLGEPLEGERWVDVIQRCFQPQEDDGHEISLRSGAKVKLAISASSAGQLIVITDMTETRQLQSRLSEMQRLSSLGKMVASLAHQVRTPLSSAMLYAANLSAPNLPATTRERFQGKLVDRLQDLEKQVNDMLLFAKGGDNKVVNCFSLESLLNSMENMVEALVMSQNVDFSIDCDDESLAILGNENALASAISNLITNAIQMSGKGCTVAVSCYAVGDEILLSVTDNGPGIATELQTKVLEPFFTTRKQGTGLGLAVVQMVALAHRGKLSLTSELGKGTCFTLTLPTASQQNM
- the fliE gene encoding flagellar hook-basal body complex protein FliE, with protein sequence MKVNGLQAEMQAMRLDAQNTTSPATAQQVSSDFGNLLSDALQSVNQLQGQSSELATRFDQGDRSVSLADVMIARNKSSVAFEATVQVRNKMVQAYKELMNMPV
- the fliD gene encoding flagellar filament capping protein FliD, which codes for MGLSAAGMASGLDVAGMTQQLVAAERKPKADRITDQQKKVNVSLSAYGQVKSSMSSIQTMLEKFGKDDAFSSQKATSDNSDYVSVKADAKAKNGTYTINVEQMAQSHKLMGQELFSGDPEASLGSGEIVIKVGDKSMTLNINEDNDDLSSIVDAINNAEDNPGLTATVINTGEEGGSKIVFSSKDTGVENKIEIDTSGMTGQLASLAYKEGMTDSKVDQMQEAQDARIKIDNFTTVTSSNNTFEDVIEGVTLDLKKLTGTSGSGNAETDDVDVKSVKITIENNEKSTKDSLKSFVDAYNGLISTTDRLTGFDPDKEPDDPNRAGALNGDSLTRSVLSQMRGLMNEPIEVNGKLYQLSDFGISVQRDGTLELEDDSDKLDDIISENFNVIGQFFGQEDTGFLAKADKLLDTFTDKTDGALSVKEDTLKERQKSLDDDMMQLDKRMKAYEDRTYKQFLAMDEAIGQMNNQLNSMLSLLVSFD
- a CDS encoding sigma-54 dependent transcriptional regulator; protein product: MQGLAKTLVIEDDQQQRHDLSVILGFVGEQCEIISSQDIDASLWQQSWGACLLGNIEINKNLSHIVDTLKIHAHIPVVSLGNHRAHLSGLANYVGDLELPLHYNQLVDAFRHCQEYMGKRAYQVPQLGRKNTLFRSMVGSSAAISQIRHLMEQVAACDASVLILGESGTGKEVVARNVHYHSSRGKGPFVPVNCGAIPPDLLESELFGHEKGAFTGAISARKGRFELAEGGTLFLDEIGDMPMSMQVKLLRVLQERSFERVGGSQTIKTNVRIVAATHRDLDKMIHENLFREDLYYRLNVFPIDMPALRERIEDLPLLLQELLTRMEAEGAKRIHFTPRAINSLMEHNWPGNVRELANLVERLCILYPGEMVDTNHLPIKYRYSQLPDFTPESSQPSVEELEQEALASMFSSYEDEQAGVNSELPPEGLNLKEMLADLEVDMIKQALDAQSGVVARAADMLGMRRTTLVEKMRKYGLNKEG
- the fliS gene encoding flagellar export chaperone FliS, with protein sequence MRGSLQAYKKVSVNAQLASASPHRIIQMLYAGAIERLIQGKAAMEQGNVAVKCERLSKALDIVLSLRDCLSMEEGGDIAKNLDALYEFMATEISRANAENQTKPIDDVIGMLREIKSAWDQIPTEYHHLSEAS
- the flgL gene encoding flagellar hook-associated protein FlgL, with the protein product MINRVSTASQYQSLTSNLMRKQGEVNESNNQLSTGKRVETAGDDPVSSVTIQNYRQQLTQIDQYKSAITMANNRLGVMESSIAGVEDNLDATKQKVLRMINGAMASNDRTAFKDELTSLRDGLLELANSRDESGNYVFAGNQMDTQPFVKGTDGKMNYQGDSQSRYAQIDKSVEVKTSLPGDQLFTSIPNPYGDFRPDFSDLSSGSKLHVLSATTSDFTKAQPIDIAFSEAVVTQPDGSEKTVMQYNLSLDGKEVVADQDYDPEKGIQYTAADGSSVSITLDDVEVGDKLTLNPAQKINIFDSLQDAIDNAEKPTSSAAAEATLQRVIDDIDSSFMHVSQRRSEVGTIMQQVERQQEQHLDFELTLNSAQSGLEDLDYSKAIMEMNQQMMALQASQSAFSKTKQLSLFNYL
- a CDS encoding flagellar protein FlaG, which translates into the protein MAINPTSIPHNTLSHSLVKENSGKSTTQTTSSNAASESQTSLGNDLPPTEHVNAVNRTDVDDPLNSSLQDSRSDQERIKQIEMVLQQFNRSLRFYQDEETGEQIATIVDKASGEVIRQVPAQELLELNKNLAKHALSSLSKIV
- a CDS encoding sigma-54-dependent transcriptional regulator, giving the protein MNQTRVLVVEDDEGLREALVDTLALAGYQWIEAESAEHALVIMKSETVDIVVSDVQMAGMDGLALLRSIKLNWPKIPVLLMTAYANIEDAVAAMREGAIDYMAKPFAPEVLLNMVGRYAPIKKQSSKTVVADPKSIKLLALADKVAKTEANVMVLGPSGSGKEVLSRYIHDNSERKDGPFIAINCAAIPENMLEATLFGYEKGAFTGAIQACPGKFEQAQGGTLLLDEISEMDLGLQAKLLRVLQEREVERLGGRKSIKLDVRILATSNRELKTYVAEGHFREDLYYRLNVFPIAWPALAERQGDILPLATLFAERHSIKQGNVVPSISQAAQDKLVQYPWPGNVRELDNVIQRALILCDNNHIQQQDILLEHFDWLDTEIPQSVPEPEPCVVAVRPKPTATGEGLGSELREQEFSIILDTLIACEGSRKDVAEQLGISPRTLRYKLAKMRDAGIEIPA
- a CDS encoding flagellar biosynthesis protein FliS, which codes for MEQLTQLEQQIEQLLTADEYNDDFPKQLENLVSLRHQEVEQILDQPNLTRPVFDDVVARTKALKSLIQKHKDIIGERLVRSKKSKKSLSLYSNIQQNGS
- a CDS encoding flagellin encodes the protein MAITINTNVTAMTAQRNLNSASSSVADSMQKLSSGLRINSAKDDAAGLQISNRLTNQTNGLNVAMRNANDGVSMAQTAEGAMQESTTIMERMRELALQSANGSNSDKDREAMQKEMGQLQSEMNRIADTTSFGGQNLLDGSFGSKSFQIGANANETQELGLMDVSSHALGRDYKNLDAGPSAVELKNGSSTGNETFSLNINGNSQSVDITKDMTADDLQNKLNNIDGVSDIAVTETTRETTAATAGTSTVSGLAMNGGETVDFNIGGQSISLASADVADQATLQAKLETVFDGSGNITLTANGSGDGFSISSADGSEVAIEATVAGTNAGTTATIAGADGTGTQALAGDATKTGTSITTGGVAAVTEKAFSVDFSGMKVDTSVASIEYSTTKFDGTAETQAMNIGAATTTESVASLDLSTAEGAQNAINVLDAAMEQVDEKRAEIGAFQNRMNHTMSNLANINENVNASNSRIKDVDFASETINMTKGQILQQAGTSILAQAKQIPQAALSLLG